The following are from one region of the Coffea eugenioides isolate CCC68of chromosome 2, Ceug_1.0, whole genome shotgun sequence genome:
- the LOC113760904 gene encoding WD repeat-containing protein RUP2 gives MKNLSSHCSPLQNQRQLPNPRTPGSRQEEEKERKEQDDVENHLHEVEDDSEARCEWDFNLATVVSSSSSSSSIGGAASDTLGVIEFDPCDRLLATGGISRKIRIYRTASLLPHEGLSSSYEQVATAALDHANACDFYICTPAKLSSLRWKPGSGGGVLGSADYDGVVMEYDLERRLPVFERDEHGGRRVWSMDYSPSDPVVGASGSDDGTMQVWDPRCEGGECLGVVQPSAGRSPVCCVEFNPFGGCLVAAGCADRRVYGYDVRRMGDPVLVLDGHQRSVTYIRFLDRHTMVTAGIDGCLKTWHTADHRLIRTYTGHVNARRFVGLSVWRGGGLLSCGSEDNQVVVYDKRWGSPVWVKRFEPSSAGAPAPGRAEYSGGEYCEPTGAGFVSSVCWRQMGEDQCTLVAGGSDGVLQVFSGSRRRISQ, from the coding sequence ATGAAAAACTTGTCATCCCACTGCTCTCCCCTCCAAAACCAACGACAGCTGCCGAATCCCCGAACCCCAGGATCaagacaagaagaagaaaaagaaagaaaagaacaagaCGACGTCGAAAATCATTTACATGAAGTGGAGGATGATAGTGAAGCCAGGTGCGAGTGGGATTTCAATCTCGCCACCGTTGTTTCTTCTTCCAGCTCCTCCTCCTCGATCGGCGGAGCTGCTTCCGATACACTGGGAGTCATAGAATTTGACCCTTGTGATCGGTTATTGGCCACCGGCGGCATCTCAAGAAAAATTCGTATATACCGCACCGCGTCTTTGTTGCCCCACGAAGGATTAAGTTCGTCGTATGAACAAGTTGCGACGGCCGCGCTAGACCACGCCAATGCATGCGACTTCTACATTTGTACCCCGGCTAAGCTTAGCAGCCTCCGGTGGAAACCGGGGTCGGGCGGAGGTGTGCTGGGGTCGGCGGACTACGACGGGGTAGTAATGGAGTATGACCTGGAGAGAAGGTTGCCGGTGTTCGAGCGGGACGAACATGGGGGCAGGCGGGTATGGAGCATGGACTACTCCCCCTCTGATCCAGTGGTGGGTGCGTCAGGGTCGGACGATGGCACCATGCAGGTGTGGGACCCACGGTGCGAGGGAGGGGAGTGCTTGGGGGTGGTGCAGCCCAGCGCGGGGAGGAGCCCAGTGTGTTGCGTGGAATTCAATCCATTCGGTGGCTGCCTGGTCGCCGCAGGATGTGCTGACCGAAGGGTGTACGGTTACGATGTGAGGAGGATGGGGGACCCGGTCCTGGTTTTAGACGGGCATCAGAGATCCGTGACCTACATCAGATTCCTGGATCGCCACACAATGGTGACAGCCGGCATTGATGGGTGCTTGAAGACGTGGCACACTGCAGATCATCGGCTTATTCGGACGTACACGGGACACGTCAACGCCAGGAGATTCGTCGGGTTATCCGTTTGGAGGGGCGGCGGGCTGCTTAGCTGTGGCTCCGAGGACAATCAAGTTGTTGTCTACGATAAGAGATGGGGCTCGCCTGTTTGGGTCAAGAGATTCGAGCCATCCTCTGCTGGAGCTCCGGCTCCAGGTCGAGCTGAATATTCCGGGGGGGAATATTGCGAGCCTACAGGTGCAGGGTTTGTGAGCAGCGTATGCTGGAGGCAAATGGGAGAAGACCAATGCACACTCGTCGCCGGCGGCTCAGACGGGGTCCTGCAAGTTTTTAGCGGTAGCAGAAGAAGAATAAGCCAATAA